The following nucleotide sequence is from Nitrospiria bacterium.
CCGGTTCCCGGTGAAACATGGAACCATGGGTGGCGGGACCTCCCGCAAAATGATGACGCTTCATGGCTCCCGCAAAGCCCTTCCCTCTTGATATACCAGTAACATCCACTAACTCGCCTTTTTTAAAAATATCCACTCGAATTTCCTGGCCCACTTGAGTCTCTGATTCATCCCCTTGGAATTCCTTTAAAAAACGGGCGGGGGAAACCCCTGCTTTCTTAAAATGCCCTAACATGCCTTTTGAGGTATTTTTCTCTTTTTTGGGTTTAAAAGAAAGCTGAAAGGCTTGATACCCATCTGGTTCTTGGCCTTTTTTTTGGACCACTTGGCAAGGCCCCGCTTCAATAACCGTTACAGGGACAATGCTTCCATCCTCCAGGTAAATTTGAGTCATTCCAATTTTCTCACCCATTAATCCTTGAATCATCGCAAACCTTTCAATCCTTCTCCATCCATACGAAGATCATAAAATAAATCAGAGTTTTATTTCTACATCCACACCGGCA
It contains:
- the rplC gene encoding 50S ribosomal protein L3, whose product is MIQGLMGEKIGMTQIYLEDGSIVPVTVIEAGPCQVVQKKGQEPDGYQAFQLSFKPKKEKNTSKGMLGHFKKAGVSPARFLKEFQGDESETQVGQEIRVDIFKKGELVDVTGISRGKGFAGAMKRHHFAGGPATHGSMFHREPGSIGASSFPSRVMKNKRLPGQMGNVQRTIEKLEIIQVQPDENILMIKGAVPGSPGTLLVIKRSKKVS